Proteins found in one Nitratiruptor sp. SB155-2 genomic segment:
- a CDS encoding glucose-6-phosphate isomerase, protein MNAYHLDYPLEIDNDVKNLMVNAYGAVLHEKENGVTGYFNLPEESQLIVEEIKKRELDQKFERIVVIGIGGSSLGTKAIDHFLRYKKDRKPIYFLENPDPVAIRHNFQQIPKEGTLFVVVSKSGGTIETISIFKAVLAHYKIDLDKENDQILVITDNDSSLHAFANEYGIESFAIPKNVGGRFSVMSAVGIVPLTIAGYDTQSFLQGAKAMFDRFFMLHEEHILTKAAFIYKNWQKYRMNVLFSYADELEDFNKWYVQLWGESLGKKDRNGNRVGPTPIAHIGSVDQHSFLQLVMEGPQDKTITFICIDNFEEDLTIPDIALPHLSKTDFVNGSTFNRLINEECKATMRSIKGQDIPVDKIVLPFMNEESIGELMAYYELLTSVVGEMFGIDTYKQPGVELGKKLLRERFVNK, encoded by the coding sequence ATGAATGCCTACCATTTAGACTATCCGTTAGAAATTGACAATGATGTAAAAAACCTTATGGTAAACGCATACGGTGCTGTACTGCATGAAAAAGAGAATGGCGTGACGGGATATTTTAATCTGCCCGAAGAGTCACAGCTCATAGTTGAAGAGATCAAAAAAAGAGAGCTTGATCAAAAATTTGAGAGAATAGTTGTTATCGGTATAGGGGGTTCATCCCTCGGAACAAAGGCAATAGACCATTTTTTAAGATACAAAAAAGATCGCAAGCCGATCTATTTTTTAGAAAACCCAGATCCTGTAGCGATTCGTCACAATTTCCAGCAGATTCCAAAAGAGGGTACCCTCTTTGTTGTTGTCTCCAAATCGGGAGGAACTATTGAGACAATCTCTATCTTCAAAGCTGTTCTTGCACACTACAAAATCGATCTGGACAAAGAGAATGATCAGATTCTTGTTATTACCGACAATGACTCTTCTCTTCACGCTTTTGCAAACGAGTATGGAATCGAGAGTTTCGCAATTCCCAAAAATGTTGGTGGACGATTTTCTGTCATGAGTGCCGTCGGCATAGTTCCCTTGACGATAGCCGGATACGATACGCAGAGCTTTTTGCAAGGTGCCAAAGCAATGTTCGATCGCTTTTTCATGCTTCATGAAGAGCACATTCTTACAAAAGCGGCTTTTATCTATAAAAATTGGCAAAAGTACAGAATGAACGTTCTTTTTTCCTATGCCGATGAACTGGAAGACTTTAACAAATGGTATGTTCAACTTTGGGGAGAGTCGCTTGGCAAAAAAGATCGAAACGGCAACCGTGTAGGTCCTACACCGATCGCACACATAGGCTCGGTGGATCAACACTCCTTTTTGCAGCTCGTCATGGAAGGTCCGCAGGACAAAACGATCACTTTTATCTGTATCGATAATTTTGAAGAGGATCTAACCATTCCGGATATCGCTTTGCCTCATTTGTCAAAAACAGACTTTGTCAATGGCTCCACATTCAATAGACTCATCAATGAAGAGTGCAAGGCAACGATGCGGAGTATAAAAGGTCAAGATATTCCCGTCGATAAAATCGTTCTTCCATTTATGAATGAAGAGAGTATTGGTGAGTTGATGGCTTATTATGAACTGCTCACTTCTGTAGTAGGAGAGATGTTTGGCATTGATACCTACAAGCAGCCTGGGGTGGAACTTGGCAAAAAATTGCTGAGAGAAAGGTTCGTAAACAAATGA
- a CDS encoding phosphoglucomutase — translation MNSLIPGKKAPKDILIDTAKLVSEYFYLKKDLSPVKFGTSGHRGSAENRSFNEEHIFAISQAICNYKKKIDTKEIIIGIDTHALSTPAKMSALRVFAANRIEVIHTDKFTPTPVVSFTILEKNRSGKKCDGIVLTPSHNPPEDGGYKYNPPHGGPADTDVTSIIEKEANEILKNQNYETVDYEDALKKAHIKQEDFIVPYVEALKEIVDMEGIRKGGLKLCADALGGSTMQVYRKIKEHYGLKMDLRHDYLDYRFSFMTLDHDGKIRMDCSSPFAMASLLEIKDRYDLAFANDTDGDRHGIVTPVGGLMNPNHFLSVAIWYLFTNRQWPENLKIGKTFVSSSMIDRVAKALGVEVYETPVGFKWFANGLYEGWLGFAGEESAGASFLRKDGTVWTTDKDGIIMALLAAEIKTKIKDPALIYQELEAQFGKSYYERIDVPANEEIKKKIESIDPRKIGLKTLAGEPIKELFTEVNGMSVGGVKIVTENGWIALRPSGTEDIYKIYAESFLSKEHLEGLQEEAKTIVRNLI, via the coding sequence ATGAACAGTCTGATACCGGGCAAGAAAGCCCCCAAAGATATTTTGATAGATACGGCAAAACTGGTGAGCGAATATTTTTATCTCAAAAAAGATCTTTCTCCTGTAAAATTTGGTACAAGTGGGCACCGAGGAAGTGCCGAGAATCGTAGCTTCAATGAAGAGCATATCTTTGCTATATCTCAGGCAATCTGCAACTACAAAAAAAAGATAGATACCAAAGAAATCATTATAGGAATCGACACCCATGCCCTCTCCACTCCAGCAAAGATGAGTGCGTTACGAGTATTTGCAGCAAACAGGATTGAAGTGATCCATACCGACAAGTTCACCCCTACCCCTGTTGTGTCGTTTACGATTTTGGAGAAAAACAGAAGTGGCAAAAAGTGCGATGGTATCGTTTTGACGCCTTCACACAATCCACCGGAGGATGGAGGTTACAAATACAATCCTCCACATGGGGGTCCGGCCGATACGGATGTGACCTCGATCATCGAAAAAGAGGCAAATGAGATATTGAAAAACCAAAACTACGAAACAGTCGACTATGAAGATGCTTTAAAAAAAGCACATATCAAACAAGAGGACTTCATCGTTCCCTATGTAGAGGCTTTGAAAGAGATAGTGGATATGGAAGGGATCCGTAAAGGGGGACTAAAGCTTTGTGCAGACGCTCTTGGAGGCTCTACCATGCAGGTCTATCGAAAGATCAAGGAGCATTATGGTCTGAAGATGGATCTTCGTCACGACTATCTTGATTACCGTTTCTCCTTCATGACGCTCGATCATGACGGAAAGATCCGAATGGACTGTTCCAGCCCCTTCGCTATGGCCTCTTTGCTTGAGATAAAAGATAGATACGATCTAGCCTTTGCGAATGATACCGATGGAGACCGCCACGGCATCGTTACTCCTGTTGGCGGGCTAATGAATCCAAACCACTTCTTGAGTGTGGCGATATGGTATCTCTTTACCAATCGTCAATGGCCAGAAAACCTCAAGATTGGAAAAACATTTGTTTCCAGTTCCATGATTGATCGTGTGGCAAAGGCTTTGGGAGTGGAAGTATATGAAACGCCGGTTGGGTTCAAATGGTTTGCGAATGGTCTGTATGAAGGGTGGCTTGGATTTGCCGGTGAAGAGAGTGCTGGGGCCAGTTTCTTGCGAAAAGATGGGACTGTCTGGACAACGGACAAAGATGGCATTATCATGGCGCTTTTAGCCGCGGAAATCAAAACCAAAATCAAAGATCCGGCACTTATCTATCAGGAGTTGGAAGCACAATTTGGCAAAAGTTACTATGAGCGTATCGATGTACCTGCAAATGAGGAGATAAAAAAGAAAATAGAATCAATCGATCCTCGAAAAATCGGTTTGAAAACATTGGCGGGTGAGCCGATAAAAGAGCTGTTTACGGAAGTAAACGGCATGAGTGTCGGAGGAGTGAAAATCGTCACCGAAAACGGTTGGATTGCCCTAAGGCCATCCGGTACCGAAGATATCTACAAAATTTATGCAGAAAGTTTTTTATCTAAAGAGCACCTTGAAGGACTGCAAGAAGAAGCAAAAACCATTGTAAGGAATCTCATATGA
- the glgP gene encoding alpha-glucan family phosphorylase, with product MRKLHHYQIDPQYQKSVAYFSMEFAIDQALKTYSGGLGFLAGSHMRSARELRQNIIGIGMLWSYGYYDQNRYEDNTLKVDFRRKFYYFLQETGIVVEVMINNKPVKVKAYLLPGSVFGTAPVVLLTTDIFENDYLSQTISHRLYDINEETRIAQEIVLGIGGLKVLKALGQDIEIYHMNEGHSLPLAFELYQSYKNIEEVKKRLVFTTHTPEMAGNEEHDIGLLARMGFFAGLNAEEVQHLLDYHAQNFSLTVGALKLSKRSNAVSKIHEKVSNQMWSHVKGRSEIVSITNAQDMNYWADKQLLSWMQEHEDYQLIGRKKHLKHKLFEEVADQTGKLFDPDVCTLVWARRFAEYKRPKLLIRDMERFRNLVQNNDTPIQIIWAGKPYPFDTNAIDAFNELVLMSKEFKNVAVLIGYELRLSKLLKQGSDLWLNTPRWGREASGTSGMSAGVNASINFSIDDGWIAEFAKDGQNAFVIPHADPNLPIEEIDRLDYEHMMQKLENLILPMYYNNPKKWLQIAKNGMRDILHYFDSTRMADEYYKKMYTYKE from the coding sequence ATGAGAAAGTTGCACCACTACCAAATCGATCCCCAATATCAGAAGAGTGTTGCCTACTTTTCTATGGAGTTTGCCATCGATCAAGCACTCAAAACCTACTCTGGTGGACTTGGCTTTTTAGCAGGCTCGCATATGCGAAGTGCTCGCGAGCTTCGTCAGAATATTATCGGTATTGGCATGCTTTGGAGCTACGGATACTACGATCAAAACAGATACGAAGACAATACACTCAAGGTTGATTTTCGACGAAAATTCTACTACTTTTTACAAGAGACCGGTATCGTGGTCGAAGTTATGATCAACAATAAACCTGTAAAAGTCAAAGCCTATCTTCTTCCAGGTTCGGTTTTTGGTACTGCTCCAGTTGTTTTACTGACTACCGATATCTTTGAAAACGATTATCTCAGTCAGACAATATCCCATAGACTCTATGATATCAATGAGGAGACCAGAATCGCACAAGAGATTGTTTTGGGTATCGGCGGTTTAAAAGTACTCAAAGCTCTTGGACAAGATATCGAAATCTATCATATGAACGAAGGGCACTCTCTACCACTTGCTTTCGAGCTTTATCAAAGCTACAAAAATATCGAAGAGGTGAAAAAACGGCTTGTATTTACGACCCACACTCCGGAAATGGCGGGTAATGAAGAACATGATATCGGCCTTTTGGCAAGAATGGGGTTTTTTGCAGGATTGAACGCCGAGGAGGTGCAACATCTTCTTGATTACCATGCGCAAAATTTTTCTTTGACGGTGGGTGCTTTGAAATTATCGAAAAGATCGAATGCAGTATCGAAGATTCATGAAAAGGTTTCCAACCAGATGTGGTCTCATGTGAAGGGAAGAAGCGAGATCGTCAGTATCACCAATGCGCAAGATATGAACTACTGGGCCGACAAACAACTGCTGAGCTGGATGCAGGAGCATGAAGATTATCAGTTGATTGGCAGAAAAAAACATCTCAAACATAAACTTTTTGAAGAGGTGGCGGATCAGACGGGGAAACTTTTTGATCCTGATGTATGTACCCTTGTGTGGGCTAGACGATTTGCTGAGTATAAACGACCAAAGTTGCTTATCCGGGATATGGAGCGCTTTCGAAATCTTGTGCAAAACAACGATACGCCTATCCAAATCATCTGGGCAGGCAAGCCCTATCCTTTCGATACGAATGCTATTGATGCCTTTAATGAACTTGTGCTGATGAGCAAAGAGTTCAAAAATGTGGCCGTGCTCATTGGATATGAACTGCGCCTTTCCAAATTGCTTAAGCAAGGAAGCGACCTGTGGCTCAATACTCCTAGATGGGGAAGAGAAGCGAGTGGTACGAGTGGAATGAGTGCGGGCGTCAATGCAAGTATCAATTTTTCTATTGACGATGGATGGATCGCGGAATTTGCCAAAGATGGTCAAAACGCTTTTGTTATCCCCCATGCAGATCCGAATCTGCCCATAGAGGAGATTGATAGGCTCGATTATGAACATATGATGCAAAAGCTTGAAAACCTTATCTTACCGATGTATTACAACAATCCGAAAAAATGGCTCCAGATTGCCAAAAACGGTATGCGAGATATTTTGCACTATTTTGATAGCACGAGAATGGCGGATGAGTACTATAAAAAGATGTATACCTATAAGGAGTAA
- a CDS encoding glycoside hydrolase family 57 protein, whose amino-acid sequence MKIAILWHMHQPDYRDEKGFFTLPWVFLHAIKDYYDMPYIVSQYSVKVSFNLTPILIEQLQDYIQKGPSCDKNIRLLLKKTDQLTQTEKRTLQKLCKTVHPHTMGYDLDDRFFTLFEKEDLNNEELNDLEVYFLLCWCGNYLRNTNPLIQSLLRKSSFTQGEKEHLIDTLFSFLPSILPLYKKMQDEKKIAISTTPYSHPILPLLLDIGVAKEANPAIPLPKHPLSLQDDAVLHIQKAKEIYKAVFGKDPKGFWPAEGAVDEKSVALYKKENITWIATDEAILYKSEESDKYSPYSFEGVKIFFRDHELSDLLGFVYKNFPADQAVKDFAQRLPQKGTLFIILDGENAWEYYPKNGWDFLNALYAMLENNETITFDEASSLQSKRLKKLAPGSWIYGNFDTWIGDEEKNRAWELLFQTKRDSLHHSKDAYVQRQFLLAETSDWFWWYGYGHFTEFSQEFDTLFRMHLMAIYTHLGITPPNDIRVPIVGSHSMQATINEPQGYIYPVIDGKVTSFFEWLDSGYLNEEVSSTMQSNFAIQKLFWGENESSIFFRMDGEDIALLDCRIFFDEDEIQISSMAKDEIIEFEIDKNGCKKKEFEVRIEIYKKKKLLQIVPSTTRLYIRIDNDYSIHWFV is encoded by the coding sequence GTGAAGATAGCGATACTATGGCATATGCACCAACCAGACTATAGGGATGAAAAGGGTTTTTTTACACTCCCTTGGGTTTTTTTGCATGCAATCAAAGATTACTATGATATGCCATATATCGTTTCACAATACAGTGTAAAAGTGAGTTTCAATCTCACTCCGATACTCATCGAACAGCTACAAGACTACATCCAAAAAGGTCCTTCTTGTGACAAAAATATACGACTCCTTCTTAAAAAAACGGATCAATTGACACAAACAGAGAAGCGGACTCTTCAAAAACTGTGTAAAACAGTGCATCCTCATACCATGGGATACGATCTTGACGATCGCTTTTTTACACTGTTTGAAAAAGAGGATCTTAATAATGAAGAACTCAACGATCTGGAAGTCTATTTTCTTTTATGCTGGTGTGGCAATTATTTAAGAAATACAAACCCTCTGATCCAATCGCTTCTACGAAAAAGCAGTTTTACCCAAGGTGAAAAAGAGCATTTGATAGATACACTCTTTTCTTTTTTGCCATCTATTCTCCCTCTTTATAAAAAAATGCAGGATGAAAAAAAGATAGCGATTTCAACCACCCCCTATTCTCACCCGATTCTGCCTCTTCTACTTGATATTGGTGTGGCAAAAGAGGCAAATCCGGCTATACCGTTGCCAAAGCACCCCCTCTCTTTACAAGATGACGCTGTTTTGCATATACAAAAAGCAAAAGAGATTTATAAAGCGGTTTTCGGCAAAGACCCAAAAGGATTTTGGCCCGCTGAAGGGGCGGTAGATGAAAAAAGCGTAGCGCTATATAAAAAAGAGAATATCACATGGATAGCGACAGATGAGGCAATCTTATATAAGAGTGAAGAGAGTGACAAATATAGTCCCTACTCTTTTGAAGGTGTAAAAATCTTTTTTCGTGATCATGAACTAAGCGATCTTTTGGGCTTCGTCTACAAAAATTTCCCAGCCGATCAAGCAGTCAAAGATTTTGCGCAAAGACTCCCCCAAAAAGGCACTCTTTTTATCATATTGGATGGTGAAAATGCCTGGGAGTACTATCCCAAAAACGGTTGGGACTTTTTGAACGCCTTGTATGCCATGCTTGAAAACAACGAGACCATCACTTTTGATGAAGCCTCCTCCCTACAGTCAAAAAGATTAAAAAAGTTGGCCCCAGGCTCATGGATCTATGGAAATTTTGATACATGGATAGGGGATGAAGAGAAAAACAGGGCATGGGAACTTCTGTTTCAAACTAAAAGAGATTCTCTGCATCACTCAAAAGATGCATATGTTCAGCGCCAATTTCTGCTTGCTGAGACCTCTGATTGGTTTTGGTGGTATGGATATGGACACTTTACAGAGTTTTCGCAAGAGTTTGACACCCTCTTTCGAATGCATCTTATGGCAATCTATACCCATCTTGGTATCACTCCGCCAAACGATATAAGGGTGCCGATTGTAGGATCGCACTCTATGCAGGCTACGATCAATGAACCTCAAGGTTATATATATCCTGTAATCGATGGGAAAGTGACCTCCTTTTTCGAATGGCTCGATAGTGGCTATTTGAATGAGGAAGTATCCTCAACGATGCAGAGTAATTTTGCCATTCAAAAGCTTTTTTGGGGAGAGAACGAGAGTTCCATCTTTTTTAGAATGGATGGAGAAGATATAGCGCTCCTTGATTGTCGGATTTTTTTTGATGAAGATGAAATCCAAATAAGCAGTATGGCAAAAGATGAAATAATTGAATTCGAAATTGACAAAAATGGTTGCAAAAAAAAGGAGTTTGAAGTTAGGATAGAAATCTATAAGAAAAAGAAACTTCTTCAAATCGTGCCATCAACCACAAGACTCTACATAAGGATCGACAATGACTACTCCATCCACTGGTTCGTATAA
- the glgP gene encoding alpha-glucan family phosphorylase: protein MNDPTQSIRIPNLPKELEGLQEIALNLWWSWNPKARRLFRTIDAYLWKESVHNPIKLLRSLSKKDYEKLLVDENFINEYHYVYALFKQYMQIQNRCVSSQTIAYFCAEYGLHRSLPIYSGGLGFLAGDILKEASDMNLPMVGIGFMYPGGYVHQVIGSDGWQKGENEKIEKEIAPIEKVIDEKGNHLTIQVPLITPAVYVSVWRVNVGRVSLYLLDTDIEQNDPWDRMISYRLYTSDMHQRLRQQIVLGVGGHAVLERLAIEFSILHLNEGHPAFALIERLRYFMENEKLEFKDAVEKVKKSSIFTTHTPLMAATDVYGFDMVGKYFGEYAKKLNININDLLSFGIDPANPSNGFNMTVLALKLCEYKNGVSKKHQQVATKIWQQVLKEQNAQIDAVTNGVHLGTWMDGDLEKELDKTLGSEWCEFQDDPDIWFKVDDIDEKFLWQMHMQNKYDLFNFIKEKGRKKWSAGGTDPMVLLAEGVMLDPEVLTIGFARRMTEYKRPDLILYDLERLEKIVNDPSEPIQIIFAGKAHPADIPGKKIIQKIFNVAKNPRFQGRIAFIEDYGEELAKYMVKGCDVWLNNPRLPLEACGTSGMKASINGVLHCSTKDGWWVEGFNGKNGWTFGVDPSDDAKDANELYDLLENEIIPLYYDQDENGIPSEWTKMMKEAIKSVAPHFCARRMMKEYKNKFYDKIGEE, encoded by the coding sequence ATGAACGACCCCACGCAATCTATTCGAATTCCGAATCTCCCAAAAGAACTCGAAGGACTCCAAGAGATCGCACTCAATCTTTGGTGGAGCTGGAACCCAAAAGCCAGACGACTTTTTCGAACGATAGATGCCTATCTTTGGAAAGAGAGCGTCCACAATCCTATCAAACTCCTGCGTTCACTTTCAAAAAAAGATTACGAAAAGCTTCTTGTAGATGAAAATTTTATAAATGAATACCATTATGTGTATGCACTTTTTAAACAGTATATGCAAATACAAAATCGATGTGTCTCATCCCAAACGATAGCCTATTTCTGTGCAGAATATGGTCTACACAGATCCCTCCCTATCTATTCTGGAGGACTTGGATTTTTGGCCGGAGACATCCTTAAAGAGGCAAGCGATATGAATCTACCTATGGTGGGCATAGGTTTCATGTATCCGGGTGGATATGTGCATCAGGTGATTGGAAGTGATGGATGGCAAAAAGGAGAAAATGAAAAAATCGAAAAAGAGATCGCTCCGATAGAAAAGGTTATTGATGAAAAAGGGAATCATTTGACCATTCAAGTTCCTTTAATCACTCCAGCAGTCTACGTTTCTGTATGGAGGGTCAATGTTGGACGCGTGAGCCTCTATCTTCTCGATACAGATATCGAACAAAACGATCCCTGGGATCGAATGATCAGCTACCGTCTTTACACATCCGATATGCATCAAAGACTCAGGCAGCAAATTGTTTTGGGTGTAGGAGGTCATGCGGTATTAGAAAGACTCGCAATTGAGTTTTCCATTCTCCACCTGAATGAAGGGCATCCGGCTTTCGCTTTAATAGAAAGACTTCGATACTTTATGGAAAATGAAAAACTCGAATTTAAAGATGCAGTAGAAAAGGTGAAAAAAAGTTCCATATTTACGACTCATACACCGTTGATGGCTGCAACGGATGTTTATGGATTTGATATGGTAGGGAAATATTTTGGAGAGTATGCAAAGAAACTAAATATCAATATAAACGATCTCCTTTCCTTCGGTATCGATCCTGCCAATCCATCAAATGGGTTCAACATGACCGTACTGGCTTTGAAACTTTGCGAATATAAAAACGGTGTAAGTAAAAAGCATCAGCAAGTCGCTACAAAGATTTGGCAACAAGTATTAAAAGAGCAAAATGCCCAGATTGATGCAGTAACCAATGGAGTACATCTGGGTACGTGGATGGATGGTGATTTGGAAAAAGAGCTCGATAAGACACTTGGGAGTGAATGGTGCGAATTTCAGGATGATCCCGACATCTGGTTTAAAGTTGATGATATCGATGAAAAGTTCTTATGGCAGATGCATATGCAAAACAAATATGATCTATTCAATTTCATCAAAGAGAAGGGACGTAAAAAATGGTCGGCTGGCGGAACCGATCCTATGGTGCTTTTGGCAGAAGGTGTGATGCTCGATCCAGAAGTCCTCACCATCGGTTTTGCAAGAAGAATGACAGAATACAAACGTCCTGATCTGATACTGTATGATCTTGAAAGACTTGAAAAGATTGTCAATGATCCTTCAGAGCCTATTCAGATTATCTTTGCAGGTAAAGCCCATCCGGCAGATATTCCTGGAAAAAAAATTATCCAAAAGATCTTCAATGTGGCAAAAAATCCGAGGTTTCAAGGCAGGATCGCTTTTATAGAAGATTATGGCGAGGAGCTTGCAAAATATATGGTCAAAGGATGTGATGTTTGGCTCAATAATCCAAGACTCCCTCTGGAAGCCTGCGGGACCAGCGGTATGAAAGCCTCCATAAACGGAGTTTTGCACTGCTCGACTAAAGATGGATGGTGGGTAGAAGGGTTTAACGGCAAAAATGGCTGGACTTTTGGCGTGGATCCAAGCGATGATGCGAAGGATGCAAATGAACTGTATGATCTTTTGGAAAACGAAATTATTCCACTCTATTACGATCAAGATGAAAACGGGATCCCATCGGAATGGACGAAAATGATGAAAGAAGCCATCAAAAGTGTAGCACCACATTTTTGCGCACGAAGAATGATGAAAGAGTACAAAAACAAATTTTATGACAAGATAGGGGAAGAATGA
- a CDS encoding nucleotidyltransferase family protein: MKKIKAVIMAGGFGTRIQPLTHSLPKPMLPVMNVPMMENVLKQLVKVGIDEVVILLYYKPQIIKDHFKDGSRWGVKIHYVLPDADYGTAGAVGMARDYLDTTFMIVSGDLVTDFDFQKILQFHEKRESKLTITLTSEDNPLQFGVVIVNEDGKIEKFLEKPSWGEVFSDTINTGIYVIEPEILNYIPKAEPFDFAKDLFPLLMKEGIDLLGYTAHGYWRDVGNPESYREVHKDIFLQKVKFEIPGKVIKYPEGTLYL; this comes from the coding sequence ATGAAAAAAATAAAAGCGGTTATCATGGCCGGAGGGTTTGGGACCCGTATCCAACCCCTCACACACTCCCTTCCAAAACCGATGCTCCCTGTTATGAACGTTCCCATGATGGAGAATGTTTTAAAGCAGCTTGTCAAAGTCGGCATCGATGAGGTGGTGATTCTTCTTTATTATAAACCCCAAATCATCAAAGACCATTTCAAAGATGGGAGCAGATGGGGCGTAAAAATCCACTACGTATTACCCGATGCAGACTATGGAACGGCGGGTGCGGTAGGTATGGCCAGAGATTATCTGGATACAACTTTCATGATAGTCAGTGGCGACCTGGTAACCGATTTTGATTTTCAAAAAATTTTGCAATTTCATGAAAAAAGAGAATCCAAACTCACTATTACCTTGACTTCTGAGGATAATCCGTTGCAATTCGGGGTGGTCATCGTCAATGAAGATGGAAAAATCGAGAAATTTTTGGAAAAACCGAGCTGGGGAGAAGTATTTAGCGATACGATCAATACTGGGATATATGTTATCGAACCAGAAATTTTAAACTACATTCCAAAAGCGGAACCCTTTGACTTTGCCAAAGATCTTTTTCCTCTGTTGATGAAAGAAGGAATCGATCTTTTAGGCTATACAGCACACGGATACTGGAGAGATGTGGGTAATCCAGAGAGCTACAGGGAAGTACACAAAGATATCTTTTTACAAAAAGTGAAGTTTGAAATTCCTGGCAAAGTGATCAAATATCCTGAAGGAACGCTCTATCTGTAA
- a CDS encoding glycogen-binding domain-containing protein — protein sequence MIKKNPKSVTFIVHTDADEVILKGSWNGWKEEPMKKNKDGSFSKTKRLKAGTYEFGYLIDGIWITDETLPTTPSPYGSSNSVLKVKP from the coding sequence ATGATCAAAAAAAACCCAAAAAGTGTGACGTTTATCGTGCACACGGATGCAGATGAGGTGATCCTCAAAGGTAGCTGGAACGGCTGGAAAGAAGAGCCGATGAAAAAGAACAAAGATGGATCTTTTTCAAAAACGAAACGCCTGAAGGCGGGGACGTATGAATTTGGATATCTTATCGATGGTATCTGGATAACTGATGAAACTCTTCCTACCACCCCTTCTCCTTACGGGAGTTCCAATTCCGTTTTGAAGGTGAAACCATGA